One region of Triticum aestivum cultivar Chinese Spring chromosome 6B, IWGSC CS RefSeq v2.1, whole genome shotgun sequence genomic DNA includes:
- the LOC123134752 gene encoding uncharacterized protein isoform X1, with amino-acid sequence MPVPCSSCSARVASVSALFALFLAAALVLLQPGSQPRAVTAWLRSADYSRRCSKQQRCRPARSEAALPRGIIESHSDLEMRSIHDDLTSWPPPAESGKRRSLLAVAAGIKQKEVVDRIATKFFSDGFSIMIFHYDGVVEQWGDLRWSSAAVHVSAVNQTKWWFAKRFLHPDIVHEYDYIFVWDEDLGVQHFHPARYVAIVEKEGLQISQPALDATNSKVHHWITARARKGGFHRRIYKQKGVTRCYENSTALPCTGFVEIVAPVFSRAAWHCVWHMIQNYLIHAWGLDFKFGCCAQGGRSKNVGVVDSEYLLHLGIPTLGSSSSPPSKDNKSSSDAAPGDESEAPIESMMAPPPEASPSFGDRSLIRHRAQEEQVRFQERWKYATQSDACWVDPYVN; translated from the exons ATGCCCGTGCCCTGTTCGTCTTGTTCCGCTCGCGTCGCCTCTGTTTCCGCGCTGTTTGCTCTGTTCCTCGCCGCCGCTCTGGTCTTGCTTCAGCCCGGCAGCCAGCCGCGAGCTGTGACGGCATGGCTCCGGAGCGCCGACTACAGCCGGCGGTGCAGCAAGCAGCAACGTTGCAGGCCCGCGCGGAGCGAGGCCGCGTTGCCTAGAGGCATCATTGAGAGCCACTCGGACTTGGAGATGCGATCCATTCATGACGATCTAACAAGTTGGCCTCCGCCAGCAGAAAGT GGCAAAAGGAGAAGCCTGCTGGCCGTTGCTGCTGGAATCAAGCAGAAGGAGGTTGTGGATAGGATCGCCACCAAG TTCTTCTCCGACGGTTTCAGCATAATGATCTTCCACTACGACGGCGTGGTGGAGCAGTGGGGGGATCTGCGGTGGAGCAGCGCCGCCGTGCACGTCTCGGCGGTCAACCAGACGAAATGGTGGTTCGCCAAGCGGTTCCTGCACCCGGACATCGTCCACGAGTACGACTACATCTTCGTCTGGGACGAAGACCTTGGAGTGCAGCATTTTCATCCTGCCAG ATATGTGGCGATTGTTGAAAAGGAAGGGCTTCAGATATCACAGCCTGCTCTAGACGCTACCAATTCCAAGGTTCATCACTGGATCACTGCGCGTGCGCGGAAAGGGGGCTTCCATAG AAGGATTTACAAGCAAAAGGGAGTCACCAGGTGCTATGAAAACAGTACGGCGCTTCCATGCACTGG ATTTGTCGAAATTGTGGCTCCCGTGTTCTCAAGAGCAGCATGGCATTGTGTGTGGCATATGATCCAG AACTATCTGATTCATGCATGGGGCTTGGACTTCAAATTCGGCTGTTGCGCTCAG GGGGGTCGGAGTAAGAACGTTGGAGTAGTCGACAGCGAGTACCTCCTTCATTTGGGCATCCCCACACTcggctcctcttcttctcctccttctaaAGACAACAAG AGTAGCTCCGATGCAGCACCAGGAGATGAATCGGAGGCGCCTATAGAATCAATGATG GCGCCTCCTCCTGAAGCATCGCCCAGCTTCGGTGACAGATCATTG ATTAGGCATCGGGCTCAAGAGGAACAGGTCCGTTTTCAAGAAAGATGGAAGTATGCTACTCAATCTGATGCATGTTGGGTTGATCCATATGTTAACTAA
- the LOC123134752 gene encoding uncharacterized protein isoform X2 yields MPVPCSSCSARVASVSALFALFLAAALVLLQPGSQPRAVTAWLRSADYSRRCSKQQRCRPARSEAALPRGIIESHSDLEMRSIHDDLTSWPPPAESGKRRSLLAVAAGIKQKEVVDRIATKFFSDGFSIMIFHYDGVVVHVSAVNQTKWWFAKRFLHPDIVHEYDYIFVWDEDLGVQHFHPARYVAIVEKEGLQISQPALDATNSKVHHWITARARKGGFHRRIYKQKGVTRCYENSTALPCTGFVEIVAPVFSRAAWHCVWHMIQNYLIHAWGLDFKFGCCAQGGRSKNVGVVDSEYLLHLGIPTLGSSSSPPSKDNKSSSDAAPGDESEAPIESMMAPPPEASPSFGDRSLIRHRAQEEQVRFQERWKYATQSDACWVDPYVN; encoded by the exons ATGCCCGTGCCCTGTTCGTCTTGTTCCGCTCGCGTCGCCTCTGTTTCCGCGCTGTTTGCTCTGTTCCTCGCCGCCGCTCTGGTCTTGCTTCAGCCCGGCAGCCAGCCGCGAGCTGTGACGGCATGGCTCCGGAGCGCCGACTACAGCCGGCGGTGCAGCAAGCAGCAACGTTGCAGGCCCGCGCGGAGCGAGGCCGCGTTGCCTAGAGGCATCATTGAGAGCCACTCGGACTTGGAGATGCGATCCATTCATGACGATCTAACAAGTTGGCCTCCGCCAGCAGAAAGT GGCAAAAGGAGAAGCCTGCTGGCCGTTGCTGCTGGAATCAAGCAGAAGGAGGTTGTGGATAGGATCGCCACCAAG TTCTTCTCCGACGGTTTCAGCATAATGATCTTCCACTACGACGGCGTGGTG GTGCACGTCTCGGCGGTCAACCAGACGAAATGGTGGTTCGCCAAGCGGTTCCTGCACCCGGACATCGTCCACGAGTACGACTACATCTTCGTCTGGGACGAAGACCTTGGAGTGCAGCATTTTCATCCTGCCAG ATATGTGGCGATTGTTGAAAAGGAAGGGCTTCAGATATCACAGCCTGCTCTAGACGCTACCAATTCCAAGGTTCATCACTGGATCACTGCGCGTGCGCGGAAAGGGGGCTTCCATAG AAGGATTTACAAGCAAAAGGGAGTCACCAGGTGCTATGAAAACAGTACGGCGCTTCCATGCACTGG ATTTGTCGAAATTGTGGCTCCCGTGTTCTCAAGAGCAGCATGGCATTGTGTGTGGCATATGATCCAG AACTATCTGATTCATGCATGGGGCTTGGACTTCAAATTCGGCTGTTGCGCTCAG GGGGGTCGGAGTAAGAACGTTGGAGTAGTCGACAGCGAGTACCTCCTTCATTTGGGCATCCCCACACTcggctcctcttcttctcctccttctaaAGACAACAAG AGTAGCTCCGATGCAGCACCAGGAGATGAATCGGAGGCGCCTATAGAATCAATGATG GCGCCTCCTCCTGAAGCATCGCCCAGCTTCGGTGACAGATCATTG ATTAGGCATCGGGCTCAAGAGGAACAGGTCCGTTTTCAAGAAAGATGGAAGTATGCTACTCAATCTGATGCATGTTGGGTTGATCCATATGTTAACTAA